One window of the Desulfatiglans sp. genome contains the following:
- a CDS encoding homoserine O-acetyltransferase, protein MVIKKDDNQKKSVGVVETSFYTFGGPDSRMTLESGESLGPITLAYETYGKLNRDRSNAILVCHALSGDAHAAGVHKGQDNPGWWDDMIGPDKAFDTDKYFIICSNVVGGCKGSTGPASINPVTAKPYGLDFPFITISDMVNAQKHLIDFMGIKALLCVAGGSMGGMQTLQWVASYPEFVKSAIPVATTLKHSPQQIAFNEVARQSIMADPTWHDGDYYESGQPEKGLAVARMIGHITFMSDQSMEEKFSRKLKKGILNFNFDPEFEVEGYLHYRGANFVKRFDANSYIYLTKALDYFDLSGGRLIPQDKKLSTRIMVISFKSDWLYPSAQSQAIVRLLKLKHVNATYCELNSTYGHDAFLVEIDEQTTLIKHFLDKTFSGLKADNHGV, encoded by the coding sequence ATGGTTATAAAAAAGGATGATAATCAGAAAAAGAGCGTCGGGGTAGTAGAAACCTCTTTTTATACCTTTGGCGGTCCTGATTCCCGGATGACACTTGAAAGCGGGGAATCCTTAGGCCCGATAACACTTGCCTATGAGACCTATGGCAAACTCAACAGAGATAGATCAAATGCCATCCTTGTGTGTCATGCCCTTTCAGGGGATGCCCATGCGGCAGGTGTGCATAAGGGGCAGGATAACCCCGGGTGGTGGGATGACATGATAGGGCCTGACAAAGCATTTGATACTGACAAATATTTTATTATCTGCTCAAATGTGGTTGGCGGATGCAAGGGTTCAACAGGGCCTGCTTCAATTAACCCTGTAACAGCGAAACCCTATGGACTTGATTTTCCCTTTATAACCATCTCTGATATGGTTAATGCCCAGAAACATCTGATAGACTTTATGGGTATAAAAGCTCTTTTGTGCGTAGCAGGCGGTTCAATGGGCGGGATGCAGACGCTTCAATGGGTTGCCTCATATCCGGAATTTGTAAAATCTGCAATCCCGGTTGCAACTACACTTAAACACTCGCCCCAGCAGATTGCCTTTAATGAAGTTGCCCGGCAGTCAATTATGGCTGACCCAACGTGGCATGACGGTGACTATTATGAGTCTGGCCAGCCTGAAAAGGGGCTGGCAGTGGCGCGTATGATAGGCCATATCACATTCATGAGCGACCAGTCCATGGAGGAGAAATTTTCAAGGAAGCTCAAAAAAGGAATTCTTAATTTCAATTTTGACCCGGAATTTGAGGTGGAGGGTTATCTCCATTACAGGGGGGCAAACTTTGTTAAACGCTTTGACGCAAATTCATACATCTACCTGACAAAGGCGCTCGATTACTTTGATCTTTCAGGTGGAAGGCTTATACCGCAGGATAAAAAATTGAGCACAAGGATTATGGTGATATCATTCAAATCTGACTGGCTGTACCCATCTGCCCAGTCACAGGCTATTGTACGTCTCCTTAAACTGAAACATGTAAATGCCACCTATTGTGAATTGAATTCCACATATGGACATGATGCCTTTCTTGTTGAGATAGATGAGCAGACTACTTTGATAAAACATTTTCTTGATAAGACCTTTAGCGGGCTTAAGGCGGATAATCATGGGGTCTAA
- the metW gene encoding methionine biosynthesis protein MetW: protein MGSKNIRLDHRIIFSVIEQGAKILDLGCGEGDLLHMLVRDKQVTAQGIEKDDSAIQECVKKGVSVFHDDIESGLKEYPDNSFDYVILNQSMEEIKNVDSLIHEALRIGNKIIISFPNFAYYKSRIMLFFKGRAPVTKSLPFSWFDTPNVRFLSITDFREYCLDKNLCIINSFFLGENRIVRFLPNLFALNAIFVLGRGEA from the coding sequence ATGGGGTCTAAGAATATCAGGCTGGATCATAGAATAATTTTTTCGGTTATTGAGCAGGGTGCAAAAATACTTGACCTCGGGTGCGGTGAAGGCGACCTGCTCCATATGCTTGTGCGTGATAAACAGGTGACAGCGCAGGGTATTGAAAAGGATGACAGCGCAATACAGGAGTGCGTTAAAAAAGGGGTGAGTGTATTTCATGATGATATTGAGAGCGGCCTTAAAGAATACCCTGATAACTCCTTTGATTATGTAATACTCAACCAGAGTATGGAAGAGATCAAAAATGTAGATAGCCTCATACATGAGGCCCTACGTATAGGGAATAAGATTATTATCAGCTTTCCAAATTTCGCCTATTATAAATCAAGGATTATGCTCTTTTTTAAGGGCAGGGCCCCTGTTACCAAATCATTGCCATTCTCCTGGTTTGATACGCCTAATGTAAGGTTCCTGAGCATCACTGACTTCAGGGAGTATTGCCTTGATAAAAACCTGTGCATCATAAACAGCTTTTTTCTGGGGGAGAACAGGATAGTGAGGTTTTTGCCAAATCTGTTTGCACTCAATGCTATTTTTGTCCTGGGAAGGGGAGAGGCATAA
- the cysE gene encoding serine O-acetyltransferase, which produces MGIYQRIKEDVDTVFKKDPAAGGVIEVLTCYPGLHAVWMYRVAHFFWGKRWRLCARLISHFARFLTNIEIHPGAVIGRRFFIDHGAGVVIGETAEIGDDVLMYHGVLLGGVTLQKKKRHPTIGNNVMIGAGTIVLGPIHIGDGARIGAASLVIKDVPEHAVAIGVPARLGMGFTGKELQEITENRLPDPIADAFRFMGRQLETIESRMEELEKCQGISMKNKECIEENRREIERIFSPFNEEFIHGAGI; this is translated from the coding sequence ATGGGAATTTATCAGAGAATAAAAGAGGATGTAGATACTGTCTTTAAAAAGGACCCGGCTGCGGGAGGTGTTATAGAGGTGCTTACCTGCTATCCGGGGCTTCATGCGGTTTGGATGTACCGTGTTGCCCATTTTTTCTGGGGAAAAAGATGGAGGTTATGCGCCAGATTGATCTCCCACTTTGCCAGGTTTTTAACCAATATTGAAATACACCCTGGCGCTGTAATTGGCAGGAGGTTTTTTATTGATCATGGGGCAGGGGTTGTAATAGGCGAGACAGCCGAGATAGGTGATGATGTGCTTATGTATCACGGTGTGCTGCTCGGTGGTGTAACACTCCAGAAGAAAAAGAGGCACCCTACTATCGGCAATAATGTAATGATCGGGGCAGGTACTATTGTCTTAGGGCCTATTCATATAGGGGATGGCGCAAGGATAGGGGCAGCCTCTCTTGTGATAAAAGATGTCCCTGAACATGCGGTTGCCATAGGTGTGCCGGCCAGGCTGGGCATGGGATTCACAGGAAAGGAGCTTCAGGAGATAACTGAAAACAGGCTTCCTGATCCCATTGCAGATGCATTTCGTTTTATGGGTCGCCAGCTTGAAACCATTGAAAGCAGAATGGAGGAGCTGGAAAAGTGTCAGGGTATATCAATGAAAAATAAAGAATGCATAGAAGAAAACAGGCGGGAAATAGAGAGGATATTTTCTCCTTTCAATGAAGAATTTATACATGGCGCAGGGATTTGA
- a CDS encoding xanthine dehydrogenase, whose product MQEIYDEIVKVMNNGDTASLATVVSTKGSTPRSSGAKMLVKGDGSITGSIGGGCLEADVWQVCMDVIKEQKPKLLEFDLTGREENASGLICGGIIEVFVDPVISTPTVFIFGAGHIGFAVSKIAKIAGFRIVVIDDRPNYANKERFPDADEFVIDDIAQAVQSLSINRVSYVVIACRGHLEDQEVLEQALKTDAAYIGMIGSKKKVKTIFGSMKEKGFTQASLDRVSAPIGVSIAAETPEDIAVSIVAEMTDVRRGKSGSSAKKANKRQAADE is encoded by the coding sequence ATGCAAGAGATATATGATGAGATTGTAAAGGTTATGAATAATGGGGATACAGCATCACTTGCTACTGTTGTATCGACAAAGGGTTCAACCCCGCGGTCGAGCGGCGCAAAGATGCTGGTTAAGGGTGATGGTTCCATAACCGGTTCCATAGGCGGAGGGTGCCTTGAGGCTGATGTGTGGCAGGTCTGCATGGATGTTATCAAGGAGCAGAAACCAAAGCTTCTTGAATTTGACCTGACAGGGCGTGAAGAAAATGCAAGCGGGCTTATCTGCGGCGGGATAATAGAGGTGTTTGTTGATCCTGTAATATCAACTCCGACTGTCTTTATATTCGGTGCGGGCCATATAGGCTTTGCAGTATCAAAGATTGCAAAGATAGCAGGCTTCAGGATTGTTGTAATTGATGACAGGCCTAATTATGCAAATAAAGAGAGGTTTCCTGATGCTGACGAATTTGTTATAGATGATATTGCTCAGGCGGTGCAAAGCTTATCTATAAACAGGGTCTCCTATGTTGTTATTGCATGCAGGGGCCACCTGGAAGACCAGGAGGTGCTAGAACAGGCGCTTAAGACTGATGCCGCCTATATTGGCATGATAGGCAGCAAAAAAAAGGTGAAAACAATATTTGGCAGTATGAAGGAGAAGGGGTTTACCCAGGCGAGTCTTGACAGGGTCAGCGCGCCCATCGGTGTTTCTATTGCTGCTGAGACCCCTGAAGATATTGCAGTGAGCATAGTTGCTGAGATGACCGATGTAAGAAGAGGCAAGAGCGGCTCTTCAGCAAAGAAGGCTAATAAAAGGCAGGCAGCAGATGAATAG
- a CDS encoding EF2563 family selenium-dependent molybdenum hydroxylase system protein has translation MNSGEDKRPVVLIRGAGEMASGIAYLVHRNSYNVCLTEITRPLTVSRENSFSDAVFDGTKTVCDVTAVRVDADIDEIKNTWENGFVPLVIDPDASVKNIVAPDIVVDAIMAKRPTGTTINDARLVIGVGPGFYAGKDVHIVVETCDSSGNPGTLIFEGEAEADTAIPIDVGGYKSERVIWSPEDGVFTPAMRMGDRVNSGDILGYVNDTPLKAGIGGTLRGFVREGTVIKKGTKLIEIDPVYEQDVYGLIRDKIWTVGLGVVEAIKCSR, from the coding sequence ATGAATAGTGGTGAGGATAAGAGGCCTGTCGTATTGATACGGGGGGCTGGAGAGATGGCCTCAGGCATAGCATATCTTGTTCACAGAAACAGCTATAATGTATGCCTCACGGAAATCACCAGGCCCCTTACTGTAAGCAGGGAGAATTCATTTTCCGATGCTGTGTTTGATGGAACAAAAACAGTGTGTGATGTTACTGCAGTGAGGGTTGATGCGGATATAGATGAGATAAAAAATACCTGGGAAAATGGGTTTGTACCACTTGTGATTGATCCTGACGCCTCTGTCAAAAATATAGTAGCTCCTGATATTGTAGTTGACGCCATAATGGCAAAAAGGCCTACCGGCACAACCATTAATGATGCAAGGCTTGTAATAGGAGTCGGCCCAGGTTTTTATGCCGGAAAGGATGTTCATATTGTTGTGGAGACATGCGACAGCTCAGGAAATCCAGGAACACTGATATTTGAGGGCGAAGCAGAGGCTGATACAGCTATACCTATAGATGTTGGCGGATATAAATCAGAGCGGGTGATATGGTCTCCCGAAGATGGTGTTTTTACTCCAGCCATGCGGATGGGCGATAGGGTTAATTCAGGTGATATCCTTGGATATGTTAATGATACCCCGTTAAAGGCAGGGATAGGCGGCACACTGAGGGGTTTTGTGAGAGAGGGTACTGTGATTAAAAAGGGGACAAAACTCATTGAGATAGACCCTGTGTATGAGCAGGATGTTTATGGATTGATAAGAGACAAGATATGGACAGTGGGTTTGGGGGTTGTGGAGGCGATAAAATGCAGCAGATAG
- the larE gene encoding ATP-dependent sacrificial sulfur transferase LarE translates to MQQIESRADNKKKELDGALASMKRVIIAFSGGVDSTFLLAEAARVLGPQNVLAVTGFSASMPGNELQEAVNFTKGLGVEHQIIHTEELKDPLYVSNSGDRCYHCRKELLRKLDEVKKERGFGHIIYGAVSDDLDDHRPGMRAAKESGASAPLMQAGLTKEEIRILSREMGLPAWDKPASPCLASRIPYGTPISEAALKQVEKAEYLMRNELGIREIRVRHHGQIARIETSVNEFERLLSTPVRKRIVEYFKGLGFSFISLDLEGFRSGRMNEALLHIPEKQERD, encoded by the coding sequence ATGCAGCAGATAGAGAGCCGGGCAGATAATAAAAAAAAGGAGTTAGATGGAGCTCTTGCTTCAATGAAGAGGGTTATTATAGCCTTTTCAGGCGGTGTGGACAGCACCTTTTTGCTGGCTGAGGCCGCTCGTGTACTTGGCCCTCAAAATGTGCTTGCAGTGACCGGTTTTTCCGCAAGTATGCCCGGAAATGAATTGCAGGAGGCCGTTAATTTCACAAAGGGGTTGGGTGTTGAACACCAGATAATCCATACAGAAGAGTTAAAAGACCCGTTGTATGTAAGTAACTCCGGTGATCGTTGCTATCATTGCAGGAAAGAGCTGTTGAGGAAACTGGACGAGGTAAAAAAAGAGAGGGGATTCGGCCATATTATCTATGGCGCTGTATCAGATGACCTCGATGATCATCGTCCCGGAATGCGGGCTGCAAAGGAGTCAGGGGCATCAGCGCCGTTGATGCAGGCAGGCCTTACCAAGGAGGAGATTCGTATCCTTTCAAGGGAGATGGGATTACCGGCCTGGGACAAACCGGCATCTCCATGCCTCGCCTCAAGGATACCCTATGGTACCCCTATAAGTGAAGCAGCGCTGAAACAGGTGGAAAAGGCAGAATACCTCATGCGAAATGAGCTGGGCATAAGAGAGATCAGGGTGCGCCATCACGGGCAGATAGCCAGGATCGAGACATCAGTTAATGAATTTGAGCGCCTGTTGTCAACCCCGGTGCGTAAGAGGATTGTGGAATATTTTAAAGGGCTTGGCTTTTCCTTTATATCTCTTGATCTTGAAGGGTTCAGGAGCGGACGAATGAATGAGGCGCTTCTTCATATTCCTGAAAAGCAGGAGAGGGATTAA
- a CDS encoding cysteine desulfurase — translation MKREKVEIYFDNAATTPVREEVANKLSKYYSEIYGNPSSLHQTGQRAKRGLEVSRQKISGFLGCEAKELYFTGGGTESNNIAIRGASFSKRERGRHIITSSIEHHAILNPCHTLEQDGFEVTYVPVTDAGIIDIEALRNSIRPDTILISIMLVNNELGTIQPISKVAEITRERSILLHTDACQAVGKIPVNVDELGVDMLSLAAHKFYGPKGQGALYIRKGTVIKPLMYGGHQERIIRPGTENVPGIMGMAEAMMLANDELQEESTRLSSLRDHLEQGMKNRFSSVVFNGHREMRIPGISNMSFNNMDGEMLLLALDTFGISVSTGSACNAGSTEISHVLRAIGLDPELARGSLRFSLGRQNTASEVDTVINALSGIIELQAL, via the coding sequence ATGAAAAGAGAGAAGGTTGAAATATATTTTGACAATGCAGCAACAACCCCTGTGAGGGAGGAGGTTGCCAATAAGTTGTCCAAATATTATTCAGAAATATATGGCAATCCATCCAGCCTGCACCAGACGGGTCAACGTGCCAAACGTGGGTTAGAGGTGTCACGGCAAAAAATATCGGGTTTCCTGGGCTGCGAGGCTAAGGAGCTCTATTTTACCGGCGGCGGGACCGAGAGCAACAATATTGCCATAAGGGGTGCCTCCTTTTCTAAACGTGAAAGGGGAAGGCACATTATCACCTCATCAATAGAGCATCATGCTATATTAAATCCGTGTCATACCCTTGAGCAGGATGGGTTTGAGGTTACATATGTTCCTGTAACAGATGCAGGCATTATTGATATTGAGGCCCTTCGTAACAGTATTCGACCTGATACAATCCTTATAAGTATCATGCTGGTTAATAATGAGCTCGGGACCATCCAGCCCATCTCTAAAGTCGCTGAAATAACAAGAGAGAGGAGTATTCTCCTCCATACCGATGCATGTCAGGCGGTCGGGAAGATCCCTGTTAATGTAGATGAGCTTGGTGTGGATATGCTTTCTCTTGCAGCCCATAAATTCTATGGTCCAAAGGGCCAGGGCGCCCTTTACATTAGAAAAGGAACAGTGATAAAACCCTTAATGTATGGTGGGCATCAGGAGCGGATTATAAGACCGGGAACGGAAAATGTGCCCGGTATAATGGGCATGGCCGAGGCGATGATGCTCGCTAATGATGAATTGCAGGAGGAATCAACAAGGTTGAGCAGCCTGCGTGACCACCTTGAACAGGGTATGAAAAATCGTTTCAGCAGTGTTGTTTTTAATGGGCACAGGGAAATGCGGATTCCAGGCATCTCCAACATGAGCTTCAACAATATGGATGGAGAAATGCTGCTTCTCGCCCTTGACACCTTTGGTATTTCTGTTTCAACAGGTTCTGCTTGTAATGCAGGCTCAACAGAAATCTCCCATGTACTAAGGGCTATTGGCCTTGACCCTGAACTTGCCCGGGGCAGCCTGAGGTTTTCGCTGGGGAGGCAGAATACAGCTTCCGAGGTTGACACAGTAATAAATGCCTTGAGCGGGATTATTGAATTGCAGGCGCTCTGA
- a CDS encoding thiazole biosynthesis adenylyltransferase ThiF, which yields MIDNRYSKQILFNNIGPEGQKRISASTVIVVGIGALGTVISSQLCRAGVGRLILVDRDFVEITNLQRQILFTENDARLKLPKAIAAAESLRAVNSEIIIEPIIADVTSRNIEKLVNESDLILDGNDNFEIRFLINDAALKLNKPWIYGGALGSYGMSMNIIPGQTACLRCLMPKSPPPGNLPTCDTDGVISPATGIVASIQTAEALKILTGNHPRKSLIHFDLWDGKFNEFTVHRRDGCLACEKGVYEYLNTSNISWATVLCGRNSVQIVPPEEIQVSLTDLKGRLERIGSARYNGFMLVFEAEGYEMTIFPTGRAIIRGTTDESAARAIYSRYVGL from the coding sequence ATGATAGATAACAGATATTCAAAACAGATCCTCTTTAACAATATTGGTCCTGAGGGGCAGAAAAGGATCTCGGCCAGCACTGTTATTGTAGTTGGAATCGGCGCACTGGGCACTGTGATAAGCAGCCAGCTTTGCAGGGCAGGAGTAGGGCGGCTTATACTGGTTGACAGGGATTTTGTTGAGATAACCAATCTTCAGCGTCAGATATTGTTTACTGAAAATGATGCCAGGCTTAAACTACCCAAGGCAATTGCCGCAGCCGAAAGTCTCAGGGCTGTAAATTCCGAGATTATTATTGAGCCCATTATAGCAGATGTAACTTCCAGGAATATTGAAAAGCTTGTTAATGAATCTGATTTGATACTTGACGGGAATGACAACTTTGAGATTCGTTTTCTCATTAATGACGCGGCTTTAAAATTGAATAAACCCTGGATTTATGGCGGGGCTTTGGGCTCCTATGGCATGTCCATGAACATTATTCCGGGGCAGACCGCCTGTCTGCGCTGTCTTATGCCCAAGTCACCACCCCCGGGTAACCTGCCTACCTGTGATACGGACGGGGTGATTAGCCCTGCAACCGGGATTGTCGCCTCTATCCAGACAGCGGAGGCCCTTAAAATTCTTACCGGTAATCACCCCAGAAAAAGTCTTATTCATTTTGACCTGTGGGATGGGAAATTTAATGAATTTACTGTTCACAGGAGAGATGGTTGCCTTGCCTGCGAAAAGGGTGTATATGAATATCTCAATACCTCTAATATCTCATGGGCTACTGTGCTTTGCGGTCGTAATTCGGTTCAGATAGTTCCGCCAGAGGAGATTCAGGTTTCATTAACCGATCTTAAGGGGCGGCTGGAAAGGATAGGCAGCGCAAGGTACAACGGGTTCATGCTGGTTTTTGAGGCAGAAGGGTATGAGATGACAATATTCCCTACAGGCAGGGCTATTATCCGCGGAACCACGGATGAGTCTGCTGCAAGGGCAATCTATTCAAGGTATGTTGGACTCTAA
- a CDS encoding FAD-dependent oxidoreductase, whose translation MGSKYSHVFAPIRIRGIDFKNRIMLAPPSPNLANDEGMVTNDFVDMFRSFSRGGVAVINVGNSMIDYKEARDEERQLDLSSDDCILPLTRYVEACLDFGAQPNLEVNHNGKDSDPDRTGKPAYSASSFIPPIEKWRAKMAGREPRPTIEMDQAKIDSTVYKYGAASLRCKRAGFNMVMIHGGHGNLISQFSSPLYNKRTDEYGGSLENRARFTVEVLDKVREMCGNDFVIEMRISADEINPDGMHFDETLKYIDIIKDKLDILHVSAGLHGEIKYMRNWWQNYMMERMYNVHYAADVKKAFPNLKVATVGSIMNIQMAEEIIASGKADFVAMCRPLLADPEMPRKYALGMEDDHRPCLRCQYCGKRLMIPAVINCAVNPYLGNEREFPDGKVKKAEIKKKVAVIGGGPAGVVAMLTLIDRGHDVTLYEMTDKIGGLIVPGSVHPFKQDFRDYLSYLQCQTKKAKAKVLLNTEATKEVLDRENYDAIIIAVGSRPIVPNLPGIKKGHVHWAPDACTGKVKINGKVVIIGAGAVGVECAIDLKQHGNDVSLIEMAPNLDHLSGSASGAAYELQELIKELKIPVHLNSRLDEVKDKSIMCTNLKTNERVEFDADTVLLAIGMSSKHDVADALRHSAPETEVFVVGDAIKPGLVGPAVMSAFKAAAYI comes from the coding sequence ATGGGATCAAAATACAGTCATGTTTTTGCACCAATAAGAATCAGGGGTATTGATTTTAAAAACCGCATAATGCTGGCTCCACCCTCACCTAATCTGGCGAATGATGAGGGAATGGTGACAAACGACTTTGTTGACATGTTCAGGTCATTTTCAAGGGGCGGCGTGGCAGTAATAAATGTCGGTAATTCGATGATTGATTACAAAGAGGCGCGGGATGAAGAGCGTCAGCTTGATCTGAGCTCTGATGACTGTATCCTTCCATTAACACGGTATGTGGAGGCATGTCTTGATTTCGGGGCACAGCCCAACCTGGAGGTTAACCACAATGGCAAGGACTCTGACCCTGACAGAACGGGCAAGCCTGCATACAGCGCCTCATCATTTATTCCGCCGATCGAGAAATGGCGCGCCAAGATGGCTGGAAGGGAACCGAGGCCGACCATAGAGATGGATCAGGCCAAGATAGATTCCACTGTCTATAAATATGGCGCCGCCTCGCTGCGCTGTAAAAGGGCCGGTTTTAATATGGTTATGATTCATGGAGGGCACGGCAATCTCATTTCGCAGTTTTCAAGCCCCCTCTATAATAAACGCACTGATGAGTATGGCGGCTCGCTTGAGAACAGGGCCAGGTTTACTGTAGAGGTTCTGGACAAGGTGCGTGAGATGTGCGGGAATGATTTTGTTATTGAGATGCGCATCTCGGCTGATGAGATCAATCCTGATGGGATGCATTTTGATGAGACCCTGAAGTATATTGATATCATCAAAGACAAGCTTGATATACTTCATGTCTCAGCAGGTCTTCACGGCGAGATAAAATATATGCGCAACTGGTGGCAGAACTATATGATGGAGAGGATGTACAATGTCCATTATGCCGCTGATGTAAAAAAGGCATTCCCCAACCTTAAGGTGGCTACTGTCGGCTCGATCATGAATATTCAAATGGCAGAGGAGATCATCGCTTCAGGAAAGGCCGATTTTGTTGCCATGTGCCGACCTCTTTTAGCCGACCCTGAAATGCCGCGCAAATATGCGCTTGGCATGGAAGATGATCACCGGCCATGCCTCCGCTGCCAGTACTGCGGAAAGAGGCTCATGATCCCTGCTGTTATTAACTGCGCGGTGAATCCATACCTGGGTAATGAAAGGGAATTCCCGGATGGCAAGGTTAAAAAGGCAGAAATAAAGAAAAAGGTTGCAGTTATTGGCGGAGGGCCGGCAGGCGTAGTAGCCATGCTTACACTGATTGACCGCGGCCATGATGTTACACTCTATGAAATGACTGACAAGATCGGCGGATTGATCGTGCCGGGTTCAGTGCATCCCTTTAAACAGGATTTCAGGGATTACCTGAGTTATCTCCAGTGCCAGACAAAAAAGGCAAAGGCAAAAGTGCTTCTTAACACAGAGGCAACAAAAGAGGTGCTGGACAGGGAAAATTATGATGCCATCATCATAGCTGTGGGTTCAAGGCCAATAGTTCCAAATCTTCCGGGAATCAAAAAGGGGCATGTACACTGGGCCCCTGACGCATGTACAGGTAAGGTAAAGATAAATGGAAAGGTTGTTATCATAGGCGCAGGCGCTGTTGGGGTGGAGTGCGCCATTGACCTGAAACAGCACGGTAATGATGTAAGCCTGATAGAGATGGCCCCTAATCTTGATCACCTGTCAGGTTCAGCGAGCGGTGCTGCTTATGAATTACAGGAACTTATAAAAGAGCTTAAGATACCTGTGCACCTGAACAGCAGGCTGGATGAGGTAAAGGATAAATCTATAATGTGCACCAATTTAAAGACTAACGAAAGGGTTGAATTTGATGCTGATACAGTCCTTCTTGCAATAGGGATGTCATCAAAGCATGATGTGGCAGATGCATTGAGACATTCAGCACCTGAAACAGAGGTGTTTGTTGTTGGAGACGCTATTAAACCGGGGCTTGTTGGGCCTGCGGTAATGTCTGCATTTAAGGCTGCGGCTTATATTTAA
- a CDS encoding sulfurtransferase, with the protein MKYKIVNRLPVMLLLMILVMLPSACKAREIPPFVSTDWLEQNINIPGITILDIREDEEYQKGHIPGAINVSVNSWAVEKSGLVRELPDEKELLELLGSIGVKVDSKIVVVGRGISDFDRADAIRVAWTILIAGVKNVSVTDGGFSKWVNEKRVVTLDSPVVKSLKYDGKIDTSSVVSKAYVLNKIGKTVIVDNRTPDVYSGAKTEPWAPKPGHIKGAVNLPTPFIFDENGMLKGLSELEAMAQDVIGKERSQELIFYCGAGPFSSVWSYLLTEMLGYTNVKVYDGSMQEWIMEPSGPVETVR; encoded by the coding sequence ATGAAATATAAAATTGTAAACCGGTTGCCAGTGATGCTTCTCCTGATGATTCTTGTTATGCTTCCTTCTGCCTGTAAGGCAAGGGAGATACCCCCTTTTGTATCCACTGACTGGCTGGAGCAGAATATAAATATCCCGGGGATCACGATTCTGGACATCAGGGAGGATGAAGAATATCAAAAAGGTCATATCCCGGGCGCCATAAATGTATCTGTTAATTCATGGGCTGTTGAGAAGAGTGGGCTCGTGCGGGAGCTGCCTGATGAAAAGGAGCTCCTTGAATTACTGGGTTCTATCGGGGTAAAGGTGGATTCAAAGATTGTTGTGGTCGGTAGAGGCATAAGCGATTTTGACCGTGCTGATGCAATAAGGGTTGCATGGACAATCCTTATTGCAGGTGTTAAGAATGTATCTGTGACTGATGGGGGTTTTTCAAAGTGGGTGAATGAGAAAAGGGTTGTAACTCTTGATTCGCCTGTTGTTAAATCTTTAAAATATGATGGGAAAATAGATACCTCTTCAGTCGTATCCAAAGCCTATGTTCTAAATAAAATTGGCAAGACAGTTATCGTTGATAATAGAACCCCTGATGTCTATTCAGGCGCAAAGACAGAACCCTGGGCCCCAAAACCAGGACATATCAAAGGGGCTGTCAATCTGCCCACCCCATTTATTTTTGATGAAAATGGGATGTTGAAAGGTCTAAGTGAGCTTGAGGCTATGGCCCAAGATGTGATCGGTAAAGAGAGGTCACAGGAGCTGATTTTCTATTGCGGCGCCGGGCCATTTTCCTCTGTATGGAGCTATCTGCTTACAGAGATGCTCGGTTACACAAATGTAAAGGTCTATGACGGCTCCATGCAGGAGTGGATCATGGAACCGTCAGGTCCTGTGGAAACAGTGAGATAA